CGCGCACCACCTCGATGTCCCAGGCCTGCAACTGCCGCGCGACGACGTCGGCGGTGCGGTGTTCCTGGAAGCACAGCTCCGGGTGGGCGTGCAGGTCGCGCCGCAGGCAGGCGATCTCGGCGCTGTCGTTCACGATGGGTTCGAGCAGTTCCATTGCCAATCCTCTGGGACTGAGGTCTCCCCCTGGGCGGACCAGTTTACGCGGCGGCCCGTGCCCGATCGGGGCGAGGGAAAAGCGGCTGTTGGGGGGTGGCCGTGGGCGGCGGCGGGAGGCCTGTGCAATAGTCGCCGGCATGAGCCTTCGCACCGCCCGTGGCGCCTGTCCGCACGACTGCCCCGACACCTGCGCGCTCATCGTCACCGCCGACGGCGACCGGGTGGTGAAGGTGCAGGGCGCGGCGGACCACCCGCACACCGCCGGCGTGCTGTGCACCAAGGTCAGCCGCTACGCCGAGCGGGTGAACCACCCGGACCGGCTGCTCACGCCGTTGAAACGCATCGGCCGCAAGGGCGAGGGCCGCTTCGAGGCGGCCACCTGGGACGAGGCGCTGGACGACATCGCCGCCCGGCTCAAGGCGATCGCCGCGCGCGACGCGCAGGCCATCGTGCCCTACAGCTACGCCGGCACCATGGGGCTGATCCAGGGCGAGGCGATGGCTGGACGCTTCTTCCACCGGCTGGGCGCGTCCAAGCTCGACCGCACCATCTGCGCCAGCGCCGGCGGCGCCGGGATGACGGCCACCTACGGCGGCAAGGTGGGCATGCACGTGGGCGACGTCGTGCACGCCCGGCTGATCCTGATCTGGGGCAGCAACCCGATCACCTCCAGCGTGCACTTCTGGCGGCTGGCGCAGCAGGCGAAGCGCCAGGGCGCCAAGCTGGTCTGCATCGACCCGCGGCGCAGCGAGACCGCCGCCCACTGCGACCGCCACCTGGCGCTGAAGCCCGGCACCGACGGCGCGCTGGCGCTCGGCCTGATGCACGAGCTGATCGCCCACGACCGGCTGGACCACGACTACCTGGACCGCCACGTCGAGGGCTTCGACGCGCTGCGCACCGAGGCGCTGCAGTGGCCGCCCGAGCGCGCCGCGCAGGTCTGCGGCCTGGCGCCCGAGCAGGTGCGCGACCTGGCGCACGACTACGGCGCCACGCGCGCGGCGGCGATCCGCCTGAACTACGGCATGCAGCGCGCGCGCGGCGGCGGCAACGCCACCCGGCTGGTCGCGCTGCTGCCCTGCCTGACCGGCGCCTGGCGGGCGCCGGGGGCGGCCTGCTGATGTCCAGCAGCGGCTGGTTCCCGCGCGACGACGCCGCGCTGCAGCGGCCCGACCTGCTGGCCGGCCGCCAGCCGCGCACGGTCAACATGAGCACGCTGGGCAACGACCTGCTGCGCGAGGCGTCGCCCGACTTCGGCCCGCGCATCGAGGCGCTGGTCGTCTACAACAGCAACCCGCTGGCGGTGGCGCCGGAGTCGGCCAAGGTGGCGCGCGGCCTGGCCCGCGAGGACCTGTTCACCGTGGTGCTGGAGCAGTTCCAGACCGACACCGCCGACTTCGCCGACTGGCTGCTGCCGGCCACCATGCAGCCCGAGCACCTGGACGTGCACACCACCTACGGCCACACCGACGTGGTGTGGAACGAGCCGGTGGTGCCGCCGGCCGGGCAGTGCAAGCCGAACAGCCAGATCTTTCGTGAACTGGCCGCGCGCCTGGGCTTCCAGGAGCCCTGCTTCGCCGACACCGACGAGCAGCTCGCCCAACAGGCCTTCCGCCCCGGCACGGTGGACCTCCAGCGGCTGCGCGCGCAGGGCTGGCAGCCGCTGGCGCTGCCCGCGCTGCCGTTCGCCGAGGGCGGTTTTCCCACGCCGTCGGGCAAGGCGCGGGTCACGGCGCCCGGCCTGGGCGTGCCGACCCACCTGCCCAACCATGAAAGCGCCGAGTCCGACCCGGCGCTGGCCGCGCGCTACCCGCTGGCCATGATCTCGCCGCCGGCGCGGCACTTCCTCAACTCCACCTTCGTCAACGTGGCCAGCCTGCGCGGCATCGAGGGCGAGCCGCGGCTGGAGATCCACCCCGACGACGCCCGCGCCCGCGGCATCGCCGACGGCGACGCGGTCGAGGCCTTCAACGACCGCGGACGCCTGCGCTGCGTCGCCCAGGTCACCGACCGCACCCGCGCCGGGCTGGTGGTCGGCCTGGGCGTGTGGTGGCGCAAGCTGGGTCTGGACGGCCGCAACGTCAACGAGCTGACGCACCAGCGGCTGACCGACCTGGGCCGCGCGCCGGCCTTCTACGACTGCCTGGTCGAGGTGCGGACCGCGACATGAGGCGCCTGGTCTGGGCGGCCGCGGCGGCCGCCGTGCTCGGCAGCGCGGGCTGCAGCACCGTCGGCTACCTGGCGCAGTCGGTGCAGGGCCACCTGGCGCTGATGCAGGCCGCCCGGCCGGTGCAGGACTGGCTGGACGACCCCGCCACCCCCGGCGGCCCTGCGCGAGCGGCTGCAGTTGACCCAGCGCCTGCGCGAATACGCCATCGCCGAGCTGCACCTGCCCGACAACAACAGCTACCGGCGCTACGCCGACCTGAAGCGGCCGGCCGCGGTGTGGAACGTGGTCGCCGCGCCGCCGCTGTCGCTGAAGCTGGAGAACCACTGCTTCCCGGTGGTCGGCTGCGTCGGCTACCGCGGCTACTACGCACTGGCCGACGCGCAGGCCGAGGCCGAGCGCCTGCGCGCCAAGGGCCTCGAGGTGGCGGTGTATCCGGTCCCGGCCTATTCCACCCTGGGCTGGACCAACTGGTTCGGCGGCGACCCGCTGCTCAACACCTTCCTCGGCCTGCCCGAGGGCGAACTGGCGCGGCTGCTGTTCCACGAGCTGGCGCACCAGGTCGTCTACGCGGCCGGCGACACGCCCTTCAACGAGTCCTTCGCCACCACGGTGGAGCGCCTCGGCGGCGAGCGCTGGCTGCGCAGCCGGGCCGGCGAGCCGGCGCGCGAGGACTACGCCCGCTACGACGGCCGGCGCCGCCAGTTCCGCGCGCTGGCCCGCGAGGCCCGCGAGGCGCTGCAGGCGGTGTACGACAGCGATCGGCCGGAGGCGGACAAGCTCGCCGCCAAGGCCGCGGTCTTCGCGCGGCTGCGGGCGCAGCACCAGGCGCTGAAGGCTGGGGAATGGCGCGGCTTCGCCGGCTACGACGCCTGGTTCGAGCGCGCCAACAACGCCTCCCTGGCGGTGCTGGGCGCCTACGACGACCAGGTGCCGCGCTTCGAGCGGCTGTTCGCCCGCGAGGGCGGCGACTTCAGGCGCTTCTACGCCGAGGTCAAGCGCCTGGCCGACCTGCCGCGGCCGGCGCGTGACAAGGCGATGCAGGCGCTGGACGAGGCGAACGTCACTTCAGTGCCGCCCGGCCGCCCGAAGGCACTGAGCGCCCCCGCGGGGGGCAGCGAACAGCGTGAGCGTGGGGGCCTCATTTCAACGATTCGATGAGGTCGACGTAGTCCTGCATCGCCTGCTCGCGGACGGTGCCGCCGAGCTGCGACCAGGCGTCGAACTTGGCGCGGGCGACGAAGTCGGTCAAACCCGGCCGCTCGCCCTGGGCGTCGCCCTGGGTGGCCTGCTTGTACAGCGCGTACAGCTTGAGCAGCGTCATGTTGTCCGGCTTCTCGGGCAGTTGCTTGGACTCGGCGAAGGCCTGCTCGAAACGGCGTTGCAGATCGCTCATCGTGGGGTCGAGGGTTGGGACAGGTGCGCCAGTGTGGCAGGCCCGCCCGGCAGCATCGCCTGCCAGGGTTCGAGCAGCCCCATCACCTGGTCGGTGCCGCGCTCCAGCGTGTCGGCCGCATGCGCCGGCTCCAGCGCCTGGCGCGGCTGTAGCACGTACGCATGGCTCAGCCAGTGGCTGAGCAGCACCAGCATCGCCTCCGCCAGCGGCTCGCGGCGGGCCTGGGGCAGGGCCAGCACGCCGGCGTCGGCCAGCCGGTCGAGCAGCGTGCGCAGCGCGCACTGCTGGCGCTGCACCAGCGCCTGCACCCGCTGCTCCAGCCCGCGGCTGCGGCCGAGCAGGTCGTTCAGGTCGCGGTAGAGGAAGCGGTGCGCCCACACCTGCTGCAGCAGCGCGGCGACGAAGCGCCGGGCGCCGGCCTCGTCCTCCACCGCCGGCGCCTGCGCCAGCACCGGGGCCAGTGCCTGCTCGTAGCGCGCGGCCAGGGCGTCGATCAGCTCGTCCTTCGAGCGGTAGTGGTAGTACAGGTTGCCGGGGCTGATGTTCAGCTCCGCCGAGATCAGCGTGGTGGAGACGTTCGGCTCGCCGAAGCGGTTGAACAGGTCCAGCGTGACCAGCAGGATGCGTTCGGCGGTGCGGCGGGGCGGCTTCGGGGTCACCGGCCGGACACTAGTGGAGCGCCCCGGGCCCCGCCATGGGGCCTGCACTATGTCGACAAGGCGCTTCCGGGCGCAGGGGCAGGGCCGGCCTCCTAGAATCGACCGCTTATGACCGTCTCCTTCGAGCAGGTCGGCAAGCGCTACGACAGCGGCGGCCGGCCGGTGATTGCCCTCCAGGACGTCACCCTGCGCATCGAGGAGGGCGAGTTCTTCGGCCTCCTCGGCCCCAACGGCGCCGGCAAGACCACGCTGATCGGGATCCTGGCCGGGCTGACCCGCGCCACCAGCGGCCGCGTCAGCGTCATGGGCCACGACGTGCGCACCGACTACGCGCGCGCCCGCCGCCGGCTGGGCATCGTGCCGCAGGAGCTGGTGTTCGACCCCTTCTTCAGCGTGCGCGAGACGCTGCGCATCCAGAGCGGCTACTTCGGCGTCAAGCGCAACGACGACTGGATCGACGAGCTGCTCACCCACCTCGGCCTGGCCGACAAGGCCAACGCCAACATGCGCCAGCTTTCCGGCGGCATGAAGCGGCGGGTGCTGGTGGCGCAGGCGCTGGTGCACCGGCCACCGGTGATCGTGCTCGACGAGCCCACCGCCGGCGTGGACGTCGAGCTGCGGCAGACGCTGTGGCAGTTCATCGCCCGCCTGCACCGCGAAGGCCACACCGTGCTGCTGACCACGCACTACCTGGAAGAAGCGGAGGCGCTGTGCAGCCGCATCGCCATGCTCAAGCAGGGGCCGCATCGTGGCGCTGGACCGCACCGCCAACCTGCTCGCCGGCACCGCCAGCACCATGCTGACCTTCAAGACCGACCAGCCGCTGCCCGTCGCCCTGCAGGCGCAGGCCCGCGTCACCGGGCGCATCGTGCAGATCACGGCGCACGACGCGTCCGAGGTGGAGGCGGTGCTGCGCCTGCTGCGCGAACACGAGGTGCGCGTCGAGGACCTGGAGATCGGCCGCGCCGACCTGGAGGACGTGTTCCTGCAGATCATGCAGGGCGGCACGCCGCCCGCCGTGGCGCCGCAGCCGACGCCGCCGATGGAGATGGCGGTATGAGCGCTCCCGCACGGCCGCTCCAAGAGGAGCGCTGCGTCGCCCTTGGCGGGACGCAGCGAAGCGATGGGGGGCGCCCATGAGCGTGAAGACCGAAGCGGCGGACGCGCTCGACCGGGTGTCGGGTCCCTTTGCCGGCGTCTCGACGCTGTTCCGCAAGGAGGTGCTGCGCTTCTGGAAGGTCAGCTTCCAGACGGTGGCCGCGCCGGTGCTCACCGCAGTGCTCTACCTGCTCATCTTCGGCCATGTGCTGGAGGACCGGGTGGAGGTGTTCCCCGGCGTCAGCTACACCGCCTTCCTGATCCCGGGGCTGGTGATGATGAGCGTGCTGCAGAACGCCTTCGCCAACAGCTCGTCGTCGCTGATCCAGAGCAAGATCACCGGCAACCTGGTGTTCCTGCTGGTCAGCCCGCTGTCGCACTGGGCCTGGTACGCCGCCTACGTCGGCGCGGCGGTGGTGCGCGGGTTGATGGTCGGCCTGGGCGTGCTGGCGGTCACGCTGTGGTTCGGCCCGCCACCCTTCGCCGAGCCGTGGTGGACGCTGACCTTCGCGGTGCTCGGCGCCGCCATGCTGGGATCGCTCGGGCTGGTGGCTGGGCTGTGGGCGGAGAAGTTCGACCAGATGGCCGCCTTCCAGAACTTCATCATCATGCCGATGACCTTCTTGGCCGGCGTCTTCTACTCGGTGCACTCGCTGCCCGCGTTCTGGCAGGGCCTGAGCCACCTCAACCCCTTCTTCTACATGATCGACGGCTTCCGACGCGGCTTCTTCGGCGCCAGCGACGTCTCCCCCTGGCTCAGCCTGGCCATCGTCGGCGGCAGCTTCCTGCTGGTGGCGTCGCTCGCGCTGTCGCTGCTGCGGCGCGGGTACAAGCTGCGGGCATGAGGGCGTCACGGGCCGAGCGCCGGGCCGCTCCCAAGCCGGCCCGCATCCCCATGGGGGATCGGCCGGCGCACCCGACGGACGGGGGGCTGTCATGAACCGTCAGGACGGCCTGCCGTTCCAGCGTGTGGCGCTGGTGCTGCAGGGCGGGGGCGCGCTGGGGGCCTACCAGGGCGGCGTCGCGCAGGGACTGCTGGAGGCCGGCCTGCACCTCGACTGGGTCGCCGGCGTGTCGATCGGCGCCATCAACGCGGCGCTGATCGCCGGCAACCCGCCCGAGCGCCGGCTGGCCCGGCTGCGCGAGTTCTGGGAGACGATCTGCCGCCCGGCCTACGGCCAGCCCACCTCGTCGACGCTGGAGGCCGCGGTCGAGCCGCTGGGGGCATCGCCCGGCTGTGGTTCAACGGGCTGCACGCGTGGCGGGCGGTCACCGAGGGCCAGCGCGGCTTCTTCACCCCGCGCGGGCCGGTGGCCTGGTGGCCGTCGGACGACCCGTCGCAGGTGAGCCTGTACGACACCGCGCCGCTGAAGGCCACGCTGGAGCGGCTGGTCGACTTCGACCTGCTCAACCGCGGGCCGACCCGGGTGTCGGTGCTGGCGGTGGACGTCGAGAGCGGCAACCTGGAGGTCTTCGACAGCGCCCGCCAGCGGCTGGGGCCGGAGCACATCCTGGCCTCCGGCGCGTTGCCGCCGGGCTTCCCGCCGGTGCGCATCGGGCTGCGCTGGTTCTGGGACGGCGGGCTGCTGTCCAACACCCCGCTGTCGCTGGTGCTGGACGACGAGCCGCGGCGCGACACGCTGGTCTTCCAGGTCGACCTGTGGAGCGCCAAGGGCGCGATGCCGCGCCACCTGCTGGACGCGCAGGAGCGGGCGAAGGACATCCAGTACTCCAGCCGCACCCGGCAGATCACCGACCGGCTGCGCACCGAGCACGAGGAGCGCGAACTGCTGAAGCGGCTGATCGAGCTGATCCCGCCCGAACGCCGCGAGCACGACGCCACCTGCCGGGAACTGCAGCGCCGCCTGCAGGTGGCCCGCGTGGCGGTGCTGCACCTGATCTACCAGGACAAGGAGTGGGACGGCCTGGCCAAGGACTACGAGTTCGGCGCCCTGACCATGCGCAACCACTGGGACAGCGGGCTGGAGGACGTGAGGCGCACCCTGGCCCACCAGGACTGGCTGCAGTTGCCGCCCGAGCACCAGCCCTTCGTCACCCACGACGTCCACCGCCGGCGCAGCGAGGGCGGGTGACGCCCCGCGGCGGACGGCCCCGCATGCCCCTCGCCCCGGGCCGCGGCCGCCCGCGCCACTAGAATCGGGCCCATGGCCGACCCCACCGCCGACGACGTGCAGCGCTTCATCGCGCAGGGCCTGGCCTGCACGCACCTGGCGGTGGAGGGCGACGGCCGGCACTTCTTCGCCACCATCGTCTCGGCCGAGTTCGACGGGCTGTCGCGTGTGCGTCGCCACCAGCGCGTCTACGCGGCGCTCGGCGACCGCATGCGCGAGCAGATCCATGCGCTGTCGATGAAGACGCTGACCCCCGCCGAATGGTCGGCCGAGGCCGTCGCCCCCAGCCACCACCCCCACTGACCCGATCACCTGCCGGCCTCGCGCGGCGGGTGACCGGCCACGGCGCTGCCAGCGCCTGACGGTTCCCGGCCTGCGGTTTCGGCGCCACCGACCAGCACCGATGGACAAACTGCTCATCCGAGGCGGCCGCCGCCTCCAAGGCGAGGTGCCGATCTCCGGCGCCAAGAACGCCGCCCTGCCCGAGCTCTGCGCGGCGCTGCTGGTCGGCGCACCGGTGGTGCTGGACAACGTGCCGCGCCTGCAGGACGTGGCCACCACGCTGAAGCTGCTGCGCAACATGGGCGTCAAGGCCGAACGCGAGGGCGACGGCGACCGGGTGGTGCTGGACGCTGCGGCGCTGGACCGGCCGGAGGCGCCCTACGACCTGGTCAAGACCATGCGTGCCTCCATCCTGGTGCTGGGCCCGCTGGTCGCGCGCCATGGCCGCGCCCGGGTGTCGCTGCCCGGCGGCTGCGCCATCGGCTCGCGGCCGGTGGACCAGCACATCAAGGGACTGCAGGCGATGGGCGCGACCATCGCCGTGGAGCATGGCTACATCGTCGCCGAGGCGCCGCGGGGCCTGAAGGGCGCGCGCATCACCACCGACATGGTCACCGTCACCGGCACCGAGAACCTGCTGATGGCCGCCGTGCTGGCCGACGGCGAGACCGTGCTGGAGAACGCCGCCCAGGAGCCGGAGGTGACCGACCTGGCGGAGCTGCTGATCGCCATGGGCGCGCGCATCGAGGGCCACGGCAGCGGCCGCATCCATGTGCAGGGCGTGGACGCGCTGCACCCGCCGCAACGACCGCACCGCATCATCCCGGACCGCATCGAGACCGGCACCTTCGCCTGCGCGGTCGCCGCGGCCGGCGGCGACGTGCGGCTGCTGGGCGCCAACGCCGCGCACCTGGGCGCGGTGATCGACAAGCTGGTCGAGGCCGGCGTGCAGGTGGAGGCGGTGGACGGGGGGCCTGCGCGTGCGCGCCGACGGCCGGCCGCGTGCGGTGAGCCTGCGAACCCGCGAGTACCCCGGCTTTCCCACCGACATGCAGGCGCAGTTCATGGCGGTCGACTGCATCGCCGACGGCACGGCGCGCATCGACGAAACCATCTTCGAGAACCGCTTCATGCACGTCAACGAGCTGATCCGCCTGGGCGCCCGCATCGAGATCGACGGCCACACGGCGGTGGTGCACGGCATCCCACAGCTGTCCGGCGCGACGGTGATGGCCACCGACCTGCGGGCCTCCGCCAGCCTGGTCATCGCCGGCCTGGTGGCCGAGGGCGAGACCGTGGTCGACCGCATCTACCACCTGGACCGCGGCTACGACCGCATGGAAGCCAAGCTGCGCCGGCTGGGCGCGGACATCGAGCGCATCCAATGAGCCCACAACTGACCCTCGCGCTCTCGAAGGGCCGCATCTTCGACGAGACGCTGCCGCTGCTGGCGGCCGCCGGCATCGAGGTGGGCGAGGACGTCGAGACCTCGCGCAAGCTCATCCTGCCGACCAACCGGCCCGACCTGCGGGTGGTGCTGGTGCGCGCCACCGACGTGCCCACCTACGTGCAGCAGGGCGGGGCCGACCTGGGTGTGGCCGGGCGCGACGTGCTGCTGGAACACGCCGCGGCGTCGGACGCCATCGCGCTGGTGCAGCCGCTGGACCTGCAGATCGCCCGCTGCCGCATGAGCGTGGCGGTGCGCGCCGACTTCGACTACGCGCGGGCGGTGC
The sequence above is a segment of the Aquabacterium sp. J223 genome. Coding sequences within it:
- a CDS encoding acyl-CoA-binding protein, translating into MSDLQRRFEQAFAESKQLPEKPDNMTLLKLYALYKQATQGDAQGERPGLTDFVARAKFDAWSQLGGTVREQAMQDYVDLIESLK
- a CDS encoding TetR/AcrR family transcriptional regulator; the protein is MTPKPPRRTAERILLVTLDLFNRFGEPNVSTTLISAELNISPGNLYYHYRSKDELIDALAARYEQALAPVLAQAPAVEDEAGARRFVAALLQQVWAHRFLYRDLNDLLGRSRGLEQRVQALVQRQQCALRTLLDRLADAGVLALPQARREPLAEAMLVLLSHWLSHAYVLQPRQALEPAHAADTLERGTDQVMGLLEPWQAMLPGGPATLAHLSQPSTPR
- a CDS encoding ABC transporter permease — encoded protein: MSVKTEAADALDRVSGPFAGVSTLFRKEVLRFWKVSFQTVAAPVLTAVLYLLIFGHVLEDRVEVFPGVSYTAFLIPGLVMMSVLQNAFANSSSSLIQSKITGNLVFLLVSPLSHWAWYAAYVGAAVVRGLMVGLGVLAVTLWFGPPPFAEPWWTLTFAVLGAAMLGSLGLVAGLWAEKFDQMAAFQNFIIMPMTFLAGVFYSVHSLPAFWQGLSHLNPFFYMIDGFRRGFFGASDVSPWLSLAIVGGSFLLVASLALSLLRRGYKLRA
- a CDS encoding BolA family protein, with amino-acid sequence MADPTADDVQRFIAQGLACTHLAVEGDGRHFFATIVSAEFDGLSRVRRHQRVYAALGDRMREQIHALSMKTLTPAEWSAEAVAPSHHPH
- the hisG gene encoding ATP phosphoribosyltransferase produces the protein MSPQLTLALSKGRIFDETLPLLAAAGIEVGEDVETSRKLILPTNRPDLRVVLVRATDVPTYVQQGGADLGVAGRDVLLEHAAASDAIALVQPLDLQIARCRMSVAVRADFDYARAVRQGSRLRVATKYTHTARQHFADKGVHVDLIKLYGSMELAPLTGLADAIVDLVSTGSTLKANHLVEVEKVMDISSRLVVNPASLKLKREPIRRLIDAFAATIARREGAPS